The following are encoded together in the Strix aluco isolate bStrAlu1 chromosome 13, bStrAlu1.hap1, whole genome shotgun sequence genome:
- the LOC141929217 gene encoding uncharacterized protein LOC141929217 → MVLPPGWVSLRGSWDPPGPRFLRLSLLPKIFSHQGSANLCPLPGQEQPFPTAWAPPAGGAPHAPQAPPQGLLRAPCGCRFDPRLFGYEWTNMPPPSTSIPSYGHIEGLSAPFNIASTATSAGAPLGTDIAPGSNVPLAAGADPYNQGPGDATDDLVVTEDMLQQEALRLFSHSLDAVGVSQDGLSSGPMPGDSGVTREEGRAMAPGSPVLSTSIPTYEDVQGQPENNISGAATPMGPVPGSNIPPGSDVPTSPAAVPHNEDLGGTPEDLSLSDEMLLQEALSLFGWSLDSVGLSQDGASSSPMPGDLADTCAAIPPCDSPSLLLPDELLGLDNTIDTVLGLEDFLMGLEAQEPWGDAGMEPPPSQPAMPEKRDWKRGQSTLSPPPSKRRALAVSPGRAGGSKD, encoded by the exons ATGGTGCTGCCACCAGGGTGGGTGTCTCTGCGCGGCTCCTGGGACCCCCCAGGGCCCCGGTTCCTGCGGCTCTCTCTGCTCCCCAAAATCTTCTCCCACCAAG GCTCAGCCAACCTGTGCCCActgcccgggcaggagcagcccttccCCACAGCCTGGGCACCCCCGGCGGGGGGAGCACCCCACGCCCCCCAGGCCCCTCCACAAG GGCTGCTGAGGGCTCCGTGTGGCTGCCGTTTTGACCCCCGACTCTTTGGCTACGAGTGGACCAACATGCCACCACCATCCACCTCCATCCCCAGCTACGGGCACATCGAGGGGCTGTCTGCTCCCTTCAACATCGCCAGCACGGCCACCTCTGCAGGGGCACCCCTGGGCACTGACATCGCCCCAGGCAGCAACGTCCCCCTAGCAGCCGGTGCTGACCCCTACAACCAAGGCCCTGGGGACGCCACGGACGACCTGGTTGTGACTGAAGACATGCTTCAGCAAGAGGCCCTCAGGCTCTTCAGTCACTCCCTGGATGCGGTGGGTGTCAGCCAGGATGGTCTCAGCAGCGGCCCCATGCCTGGGGACAGTGGAGTCaccagagaagaggggagagcgATGGCCCCAGGCTCCCCAGTGCTGTCGACGTCCATCCCCACCTACGAGGACGTCCAGGGGCAACCGGAAAACAACATCTCCGGCGCGGCCACCCCCATGGGGCCAGTCCCAGGCAGCAACATCCCCCCGGGCAGTGACGTCCCCACCAGCCCCGCTGCTGTCCCCCACAATGAAGACCTTGGGGGCACACCAGAAGATCTCAGTCTCAGCGATGAGATGCTGCTCCAAGAGGCCCTGAGCCTCTTTGGTTGGTCACTGGACTCGGTGGGGCTCAGCCAGGAcggtgccagcagcagccccatgccTGGGGACCTGGCTGACACCTGCGCAGCCATCCCCCCCTGTGACTCCCCCTCGCTTTTGCTGCCCGATGAGCTGCTTGGCCTCGACAACACCATCGACACCGTCCTGGGCCTGGAGGACTTTCTGATGGGGCTGGAGGCCCAGGAGCCGTGGGGGGATGCGGGGATGGAGCCGCCCCCGTCCCAGCCGGCCATGCCAGAGAAGCGGGACTGGAAGCGGGGGCAGAGCACCCTGTCACCGCCCCCCAGCAAGCGCAGGGCACTTGCAGTcagcccggggagggcaggggggagtaaAGATTGA
- the LOC141929219 gene encoding uncharacterized protein LOC141929219, which translates to MLRSVPGLPAASEPAQLPPITYQLPQASVWQGGPGPMGAPGQLVQLHPGMWLPPMVQLPPGVQFCSMAAPCPPAHGWGQQVVGRTLVPPQPMGLGPGAVVQEEPLYPTGSCLLHVPARPSPPSPCHPAAQRWVQGPPLLHNTPGSAQKLPEASNMEAVAVEDSVPAASAHQPALAPLTGRATIKPKAAVTALAAPGKPADLPEQGLDAFAEAFREEAEDTTAQQILAWLNTVDGEDTIPDVLDSPSVTAFLQQLPDVSAYVAEGSSPKEQAVAARLGDSEDAVSDVPELTALLGELPDLSSLTSTMCCDELPDLSVYVVDGDCPQDRAMVAHLGDSGDTVLTASVPNLPAEVLKELPDLCRAEGGCDNEQVAVVMLVDGENIFPDSLSSTVSSNEAPNFLGYGTQGNWAKDHLSAAMLGDADPFWGVPASPSQDPTGQQGRMAAELPTWLPPSPSETSEESSEESSDESSDESSEDSPAKRPQKGPLKALPDSHLLSPQGVPLLSPLPSPSRPSRRHPPRTNALKGPQETPLPSRSRPSRNHPAHTARLMEEVLRRQPRVLLTRLPLPLGAVSGRGVPGSGRAGGKGAKCPAPARSAKKRETSLRDNIPPKRRKMVEVKPDRDGVVAGSSKWRAPDGNNVPAKGARTLRDTTGQRAARSSPSPLPYLQLFLNSLKFQCLFHSDPASGHSCSGSLSLLHRLRLLHTGTLSQTHQTPPAPS; encoded by the exons ATGCTGCGCTCTGTCCCGGGTCTGCCGGcggcctctgagcctgcccagctgccccccatcacctaccagctgccccaggccagtgtctggcagggggggccagggcccatgggggccccggggcagctggtgcagctccaCCCCGGCATGTGGCTCCCTCCCATGGTGCAGCTCCCCCCAGGGGTGCAGTTCTGCTCcatggctgctccctgtccccctgcccatggctggggacagcaggtggtggggaggacgctggtgcccccccagccgatggggctggggccgggggccgtgGTCCAGGAGGAGCCCCTGTACCCCacgggctcctgcctgctgcacgtccctgcccgccccagccccccgtCACCCTGCCACCCCGCAGCTCAGCGCTGGGTGCAGGGCCCCCCTCTGCTCCACAACACGCCCGGCAGCGCCCAGAAGCTGCCGGAGGCCTCCAACATGGAGGCAGTGGCCGTCGAGGACAGCGTCCCTGCTGCCAGCGCCCACCAGCCCGCCCTGGCTCCGCTGACTGGCAGAGCCACCATAAAGCCCAAAG cagcagtgaccgccctggcagccccggggaagcCCGCAGACCTGCCCGAGCAGGGGCTGGACGCCTTCGCGGAGGCCTTTCGTGAGGaggcagaggacaccactgccCAACAGATCCTCGCTTGGCTTAACACCGTGGATGGCGAGGACACCATCCCCGACGTCCTCGACAGCCCCAGCGTGactgccttcctccagcagctccctgacgTCTCTGCCTACGTGgcggagggcagcagccccaaggagcaggCAGTGGCGGCAAGGCTGGGGGACAGTGAGGACGCTGTCTCCGATGTCCCAGAGCTGACGGCCCTCCTCGGTGAGCTCCCGGACCTCTCCAG cctcaccagCACCATGTGCTGTGATGAGCTCCCCGACCTCTCTGTGTACGTGGTGGACGGTGACTGCCCCCAGGACCGAGCGATGGTGGCACAtctaggggacagtggggacaccgtCTTGACCGCCAGTGTCCCCAacttgcctgctgaggtcctcaaggagctccctgacctctgcag GGCAGAGGGCGGCTGCGACAATGAGCAAGTGGCGGTGGTGATGCTGGTGGACGGTGAAAACATCTTCCCTGACAGCCTCTCCAGCACCGTCTCCTCCAATGAAGCCCCCAACTTCTTGGGGTACGGGACGCAGGGCAACTGGGCCAAGGACCACCTGTCAGCAGCGATGCTGGGGGACGCCGACCCCTTCTGGGGGGTGCCAGCCTCCCCCTCGCAggaccccacagggcagcagggcaggatggcggcagaactgcccacctggctgccacCGAGTCCTTCGGAGACATCTGAGGAGAGCTcggaggagagctcagatgagagCTCGGATGAGAGCTCCGAGGACAGTCCTGCGAAGAGACCCCAGAAGGGTCCCCTGAAGGCTCTTCCAGACAGTCACCTGCTGAGCCCACAGGGGGTCCCGCTGctgagtcccctgcccagcccctcgcgtCCTTCCCGGCGTCAcccgccccgcacg aatgCGCTGAAGGGTCCTcaggagacccctctgcccagccgCTCACGTCCCTCCCGGAATCACCCAGCCCACACagcccggctgatggaggaggtgctgcggaggcagccccgggtgcttcTGACCCGCCTGCCGCTGCCCTTGGGCGCTGTCTCtggccggggggtgcccggatcgggccgggcggggggcaaGGGGGCCAAGTGCCCCGCCCCGGCCAGGAGTGCCAAGAAACGAGAGACCTCCCTGCgggacaacatcccacccaagaggaggaagatggtg GAGGTGAAGCCGGACAGGGACGGCGTGGTGGCGGGCAGCAGCAAGTGGAGAGCACCTGATGGCAACAACGTGCCCGCCAAGGGAGCCAgaaccctgagggacaccacGGGACAGCGTgccgcccgctccagccccagccctctcccataTCTCCAACtatttcttaattcattaaagtttcagtgtttgtttcacagcgACCCTGCCAGTGGTCATTCGTGcagcgggag cctctcgCTGCTCCATCGCCTTCGgttgctccacactggaacccTGTCCCAAACCCAccagaccccccctgcccccagctaa